The following coding sequences are from one Humulus lupulus chromosome X, drHumLupu1.1, whole genome shotgun sequence window:
- the LOC133805728 gene encoding uncharacterized protein LOC133805728, translating to MGASTVKEAWDTLQGEFQGTIKVRTVKLQKLRRDFENLKMKDNETVKSYYSRIKEIGNKMGVYGEIIYEKKIVEKILISCTEKYDAIISLIEETKDLETLSPIELMGSLEAYKRRRERNDENST from the coding sequence ATGGGTGCATCAACTGTGAAAGAGGCATGGGACACGCTACAGGGGGAGTTCCAAGGAACTATCAAGGTACGCACAGTCAAACTGCAAAAGCTTAGAAGAGATTTCGAAAATCTTAAAATGAAGGACAATGAGACTGTAAAAAGTTACTATTCTAGAATAAAAGAAATAGGCAATAAAATGGGAGTCTATGGAGAAATAATTTATGAAAAGAAAATAGTAGAAAAAATACTAATTTCTTGTACAGAAAAATATGATGCAATAATTTCTTTGATAGAGGAAACAAAAGATTTAGAAACTCTATCACCAATTGAACTAATGGGCTCTCTTGAAGCCTATAAAAGAAGGCGAGAAAGAAATGATGAAAATTCTACTTAA